One genomic segment of Plasmodium vivax chromosome 9, whole genome shotgun sequence includes these proteins:
- a CDS encoding hypothetical protein, conserved (encoded by transcript PVX_092495A) yields the protein MKKTVEAADRQGKVEKKCILDMLKENDCETLEELKNLITFLNSENKRLHSVNIESLKKINILTVRVKNLESLAKNYDEFYQNGKSYKDKLEQLSRKVNALMGYAKDKQNECCELIGEQDKYFRNFFANLNKIIQSIVSFNPDGGRGEGSASPRVSSPLDGESYRQRGKSKGSPSACTSDNDDDENNRGYANSEDEDNENAQKNELHKKRSNYLTATRERTHNRTNTYGEPSSHPDTSPHDELRMRGEQDRCNERIEKIKSLCESFKNIDNESSKSGNSDGSRKPNGNLPVSSKQKKKKKKKALESQQDEPFHSGYENEHMQEYQLENDEEIKLVHSADHRADQSAHQSAYQSAHHSADLGDGKIREKVAYKSKKGTKGDAQKRPDGIADYHKDIKKGSNHLVNDISSSRGNKKNHDVAEKNPSNKVPSAQSNIMDILNNRMHRASLEHIESGTTPKYVKYNTIHREIMNPRQHFVNQNKNSVDHIICL from the exons atgaagaaaaccGTGGAAGCCGCTGACAGACAAGGGAAAGTGGAAAAGAAATGCATCCTGGACATGCTAAAAGAAAACGACTGCGAAACACTGGAGGAgcttaaaaatttaataaccTTCCTGAACAGCGAAAATAAAAGGCTGCACTCAGTGAACATTGAGTcgctcaaaaaaataaacatccTCACCGTCAGGGTGAAGAATTTAGAAAGCTtagcaaaaaattatgacgagttttatcaaaatgggaagagctACAAGGACAAGTTAGAGCAGCTGAGTCGCAAGGTGAATGCGCTCATGGGTTACGCA aaggACAAACAAAACGAGTGCTGCGAACTGATCGGAGAGCAAGACAAATACTTCAGAAACTTCTTCGCAAActtgaataaaattatccAATCGATTGTTTCGTTCAACCCGGATGGAGGGCGAGGAGAAGGAAGTGCCTCTCCCCGTGTTAGCAGCCCCCTTGATGGGGAAAGCTAccgccaaagggggaagtcgAAAGGGTCCCCTTCGGCCTGCACATCCGACAATGATGACGATGAGAACAATCGCGGTTACGCCAATTCGGAAGATGAGGACAACGagaatgcacaaaaaaacgaactaCACAAAAAACGGTCCAACTATTTAACCGCAACAAGGGAACGCACACATAACAGGACCAACACATATGGAGAACCATCTAGCCATCCAGATACGTCACCACATGATGAGCTACGAATGAGAGGGGAACAGGACAGATGCAACGAAAgaatcgaaaaaataaaaagcttaTGCGAGTCattcaaaaatatagacAATGAGTCTTCCAAATCGGGCAATTCCGATGGGAGTAGAAAACCAAATGGGAATCTCCCCGTTTCGtcgaagcaaaaaaaaaaaaaaaaaaaaaaagcgttagAAAGTCAGCAGGATGAGCCATTTCACTCAGGATATGAAAATGAGCATATGCAGGAGTACCAGCTGGAGAACGACGAGGAAATCAAACTGGTCCACAGCGCAGATCATAGAGCAGATCAAAGTGCACATCAAAGTGCATATCAAAGTGCACATCATAGTGCAGATTTAGGGGATGGGAAAATACGCGAAAAAGTCGCGTACAAAAGTAAGAAAGGAACCAAAGGGGATGCGCAAAAGAGGCCGGACGGCATTGCGGATTATCATaaggacataaaaaaagggtcaAACCATTTGGTAAACGATATAAGTAGTAgtaggggaaataaaaaaaatcacgaCGTGGCTGAGAAGAACCCTTCCAATAAGGTCCCCAGTGCCCAAAGCAACATTATGGACATCTTAAATAATCGAATGCATAGGGCCTCCTTGGAGCACATAGAAAGTGGCACTACTCCCAAGTACGTCAAATATAACACTATACATCGCGAAATTATGAACCCACGTCAGCACTTTGTTAATCAAAACAAAAATTCCGTTGATCATATTATTTGCCTGTAA
- a CDS encoding hypothetical protein, conserved (encoded by transcript PVX_092500A), which yields MATRKKERCHKTGKSNKPSCHSVVPDYSNVSDLEAVEERHHKDDGDRGGNPASARMMNSAIFSDHLEEKYKKDRGQFFHVGKSEKNGAKEEFIQLVKITDGEQNGYVKGTPCKFKPNKCKKKINVTNVNVEDNSNDKIEKEIDVTELWSYLSHVNNSEGSRLRYKIGQIMDTRNAKRQGEMENHTQGERDPPRGGGEDKFNYDEYKHMVKYILPSMADNKIKYSWCVLKSNLNCEGEEINYKEFSNFINLKGGNDQNSYVNKIVCSKLKNKMLKYNFNPEDVKLKTINYIDNVRLKASEFSKQFKELISEKELADLFKGKDKIKIDDLEKYVTEIIEERGKDVPHPEGGQRETNNDHSHEAEKKSKGTKKREGLTNFNMKAYISTLLTNKDKEVSVDHFIQNLNVDYEMLNSQNKSIKDAYDFYSRNIPPSEVVGELYAKELNKDEIKRAKFLIEEIDYSVRNNFKSNYLGAKKDNNKTDSQVSYLSIYEIFKHLDIDKDSYITKEDLRKSFQKLKIKDISNTDVNILLKYIDTEKKGFINVNDFLANYQLEEKSMLNWIKNTNKPYFEFVKNLQRERYNSGRGARERSSSEHIPNNRNASIAKKHDDVVANYNLQLDPFCPTYVIRERIRENFMPKKEDFLKKHLNATRFHLTQYKNTNNLVQPVENSDLYMSDNLRLKTTYNLNYNKS from the coding sequence ATGGCaacaagaaaaaaggaaagatgCCATAAGACGGGGAAATCGAACAAACCGAGTTGCCACTCCGTGGTGCCTGACTATTCCAATGTCAGCGATTTGGAGGCTGTGGAGGAAAGGCACCATAAGGACGATGGGGATAGGGGAGGAAATCCTGCCTCTGCTCGAATGATGAATAGTGCCATCTTTTCAGACCATCTGGaggagaaatataaaaaagatagGGGGCAATTTTTCCACGTTgggaaaagtgaaaagaacGGCGCGAAGGAAGAATTCATCCAACTTGTTAAAATTACTGATGGTGAGCAAAATGGCTATGTTAAAGGAACCCCATGTAAATTTAAGccaaataaatgcaaaaaaaaaataaacgtcACAAATGTGAATGTAGAAGATAACTCAAAcgataaaattgaaaaagaaattgacgTGACGGAGTTGTGGAGCTATTTAAGTCATGTGAACAATTCGGAGGGCAGCAGGTTGAGGTACAAAATTGGCCAAATAATGGACACGCGTAATGCAAAACGTCAGGGAGAAATGGAAAATCACACACAGGGGGAGAGGGATCCACCCAGAGGAGGAGGCGaagataaatttaattatgaCGAATATAAACACATGGTCAAGTATATACTTCCCAGCATGGCGGACAATAAGATAAAATACTCTTGGTGTGTTTTGAAAAGCAATTTAAAttgcgaaggggaagaaataaattataaagagttttccaattttattaacctcaaggggggaaatgacCAAAATAGCTAtgtgaacaaaattgtgtgcagcaagttaaaaaataaaatgctaaaatacaattttaatCCAGAGGATGTGAAGCTAAAGACAATTAACTACATCGACAATGTCAGGCTGAAGGCTTCCGAATTTTCCAAACAGTTTAAGGAACTCATATCGGAGAAGGAGCTAGCCGATTTGTTCAAAGGaaaagacaaaataaaaattgacgATCTGGAAAAGTACGTCACGGAAATAATTGAAGAACGGGGAAAGGATGTTCCTCACCCAGAGGGGGGACAAAGAGAGACCAATAATGACCACTCCCACGAAGCGGAGAAGAAatcaaaaggaacaaaaaaacgggaGGGGCTGACAAACTTTAACATGAAGGCCTACATATCCACCCTGCTAACCAACAAAGATAAAGAAGTGTCCGTGGATCACTTCATCCAAAATTTAAACGTCGACTACGAAATGCTGAATAGCCAAAACAAAAGCATAAAAGACGCGTACGATTTTTACTCCAGAAATATCCCCCCCTCGGAAGTTGTGGGGGAGCTATACGCGAAAGAATTGAACAAGGACGAAATTAAAagagcaaaatttttaatcgAAGAAATAGACTACTCGGTGAGGAACAATTTCAAGTCAAATTATCtaggcgcaaaaaaggacaaCAACAAAACGGACTCGCAAGTTTCCTACTTATCCATTtacgaaatttttaaacatctAGACATTGACAAAGATAGCTACATAACGAAGGAGGATTTACGTAAAAGCTTTCAAAAGTTGAAAATTAAAGATATCTCCAATACGGATGTTAATATACTGCTAAAATATATCGatacggaaaaaaagggattcaTCAATGTGAATGATTTTTTGGCAAATTATCAACTTGAGGAGAAGTCCATGCTCAATTGGATTAAAAATACCAACAAGCCATATTTCGAATTCgttaaaaatttgcagagGGAGAGATATAACTCGGGTAGGGGTGCTCGGGAGAGGTCCTCCAGTGAGCATATCCCAAACAACAGAAATGCCAGTATTGCCAAAAAACACGACGATGTGGTTGCCAATTACAATTTGCAGTTGGACCCCTTTTGCCCCACCTATGTTATAAGGGAGAGAATTCGGGAAAACTTCATGCCTAAAAAGGAAGACTTCTTAAAAAAGCACCTGAATGCCACTCGATTCCACTTAACGCAATACAAAAATACTAATAACCTGGTCCAACCAGTTGAAAATTCAGACCTCTATATGAGTGACAACCTCAGGCTTAAAACGACCTACAATTTGAATTACAACAAGTCGTGA
- a CDS encoding hypothetical protein, conserved (encoded by transcript PVX_092505A) produces MAPLVVDTLDCVYLRPQPTSTYYYPLGMTWKYVVSSKSTGCFGTTKKYTLTPETYYYPYYYYYVYYTPAESPIVCLSSKKVIKDKKKKKDEDKQELKDESSKEGSEKEEGSKKSSGKKKYEYVEREKVVRTYLPVVEPFYYTSSYYVPRAILFP; encoded by the exons aTGGCTCCTCTAGTTGTAGATACCCTTGACTGTGTCTATTTAA GACCGCAACCAACAAGCACGTACTACTACCCCCTAGGCATGACGTGGAAATATGTCGTAAGCTCGAAATCCACGGGCTGCTTCGGCACGACGAAAAAATACACCTTGACCCCAGAGACATACTACTACCCATATTACTATTACTATGTTTATTACACCCCGGCCGAATCGCCCATCGTCTGCTTATCCAGTAAAAAAGTAAtcaaagataaaaaaaagaaaaaggacgAAGATAAGCAAGAGCTAAAAGACGAATCTTCAAAGGAGGGAAgtgaaaaagaggaaggatCCAAAAAAagttcaggcaaaaaaaagtatgaatatgttgaaagagaaaaagtgGTGAGGACTTACCTACCCGTAGTGGAACCGTTCTATTACACCAGCAGTTATTACGTTCCTCGTGCAATTCTTTTCCCATAG
- a CDS encoding hypothetical protein, conserved (encoded by transcript PVX_092510A) → MPTEKKNLVNNVIYQCHGKLKLYIKVKQRITNHGAVGREVEKLKEGYKRCVNSNSARFRQVECCYDGDANDDVKMPSCADCSSEDKLNKEILNGLLRSHAEYGSGCVVSFVSNANKSHTCKYNSDGGKRNDPVDSPSDGKIKNLVDIFFKKKNGQRRYSLRYGFLNSRSWHDLLQNCCEHKAYYQKIKSCTLRSDERNVKGRINSERGSKINGPPKSELKKFREKTTQVEFSDAQKLKDILHFAAKEERAIKREAIKKGEHFFCTLVSIHVSSAKGEGALAKDFMSDGESDTAGRNNFFFVNVYCGGRSEKKRGEAQLGDAREAVHRIDAADRLEAARRIDAAEPNVALAQLSDFVRQPLTGEGPPVDISHFNRVAKMICELYCSTADMHLKVCLNMCGNSGVKEEDEPIFNFLCSVDAPLEEFLTLFIKDVTKSQMGKGNLGAEREHGKGRGSPEKEETPPKLEAPPKSDAQKRIENALFGTIPLDEETKSALVTEAMNFPEQHLNKLASLNKTLQHNYALFKEREKNLHSSIARIVEKQNQMMRHYEEEEKKQKNEIIQILQEISFVSEQNVEIKNEIENHKGLNLKYGEMEKDRQEQHLKKFQSVDTILEREFESFLKFRHESLVNTEWDGKGEKKGSADGSSNNKREERTSCDVKSTSQDAIRDIRKKQEEQYLKNLNEAMNHAEKIFRETQDVRKRYDEAIRQKAELFSTLKDTAVKFNERANFLMNNFKGTKGLKLVTPIEDKCVNFMEKYERQNLVINNDMREYRALLEELQTRNFNERQLRWIHKMSSLSKHF, encoded by the exons ATGCCAactgaaaagaaaaacctcGTGAATAACGTGATTTATCAGTGCCATGGGAAATTAAAGCTGTACATAAAAGTAAAGCAAAGAATTACCAACCATGGCGCGGTAGGCAGGGAAGTGGAAAAACTGAAAGAGGGTTATAAAAGGTGTGTAAATTCGAATTCGGCACGGTTTCGCCAAGTGGAGTGCTGTTACGATGGTGATGCTAATGACGACGTGAAGATGCCCAGCTGTGCCGACTGCTCCAGCGAGGATAAActtaataaagaaatattaaatgGCTTGTTGAGAAGCCACGCGGAATATGGAAGTGGGTGTGTTGTCTCATTTGTTAGCAACGCGAACAAATCGCacacatgtaaatataaCAGCGATGGGGGTAAAAGGAATGACCCTGTTGACAGCCCAAGtgatgggaaaataaaaaacttggtagatattttttttaaaaaaaaaaacggacagAGAAGGTACTCATTAAGGTATGGCTTCCTCAACTCACGCAGTTGGCACgaccttttgcaaaattgttgTGAGCATAAGGCGTattaccaaaaaataaaaagttgcaCTTTAAGGAGCGATGAAAGGAATGTCAAAGGAAGAATTAACAGTGAGAGGGGGAGCAAAATTAATGGCCCTCCCAaaagtgaattaaaaaaattcagagAAAAAACAACCCAAGTGGAATTTTCAGACGCGCAGAAGTTGAAGGACATCCTCCACTTTGCAGCAAAAGAGGAGAGGGCCATCAAGCGTGAGGCGATAAAGAAGGGGGAGCATTTCTTCTGCACATTAGTCAGCATACATGTTAGcagcgcaaaaggggagggtgCACTTGCTAAAGATTTTATGAGCGATGGCGAAAGTGACACAGCGGGGAGGAacaacttcttcttcgttaACGTTTATTGCGGGGGGCgcagtgaaaaaaaacggggagaGGCACAGCTGGGCGACGCGAGGGAAGCGGTTCACCGGATAGACGCGGCTGATAGGTTGGAAGCGGCTCGCAGGATCGACGCGGCAGAACCGAACGTGGCGCTCGCTCAGTTGAGCGACTTCGTTAGACAACCCCTCACGGGGGAGGGCCCCCCAGTGGACATTTCACATTTTAACAGAGTAGCCAAAATGATATGCGAGCTTTACTGCAGTACGGCTGACATGCACTTGAAAGTTTGCCTCAACATGTGCGGCAATTCCGGTGTGAAGGAAGAGGACGAACCGATTTTTAACTTCCTCTGCTCGGTTGATGCCCCCTTGGAGGAGTTCCTCACACTGTTCATAAAGGATGTGACGAAGtcccaaatgggaaaaggcAATTTGGGGGCAGAACGCGAACATGGAAAGGGTAGGGGGTCCccagaaaaggaggaaaccCCACCAAAATTGGAAGCCCCACCAAAGTCGGACGCGCAGAAACGGATAGAAAACGCCCTATTCGGTACCATCCCCCTGGATGAAGAAACCAAATCCGCCTTAGTAACAGAAGCGATGAATTTCCCGGAGCAGCACTTGAACAAACTCGCGTCCTTAAACAAAACGCTGCAACATAATTATGCCCTTTTcaaggaaagggaaaaaaatctccACAGTAGCATTGCGCGCATAGTGGAGAAGCAAAACCAAATGATGAGGCActatgaggaggaggaaaaaaaacaaaaaaatgaaataattcaaattCTTCAAGAAATATCATTCGTTAGTGAACAAAatgtggaaataaaaaatgaaatagaaAACCATAAAGGGTTGAATTTGAAATATGGGGAAATGGAGAAGGATAGACAAGAGCAGCACTTGAAGAAATTCCAGTCAGTTGATACTATCCTTGAGAGGGAGTTCGAATCGTTCCTCAAGTTTAGGCACGAGTCGTTAGTGAATACCGAGTGGGATgggaaaggggagaaaaaaggaagcgctGATGGGTCATCGAACAACAAAAGAGAAGAGCGAACTAGCTGTGATGTTAAGTCCACTTCGCAAGATGCCATAAGAGACATCCGCAAAAAGCAGGAAGAGCAATacttgaaaaatttaaacgaaGCGATGAACCATGCGGAGAAAATATTTCGGGAAACTCAGGACGTGAG AAAAAGGTATGACGAGGCCATACGGCAGAAGGCGGAGTTGTTTTCCACTCTGAAGGACACCGCGGTGAAGTTCAACGAGCGAGCAAATTTTCTGATGAACAATTTCAAAGGCACAAAGGGGTTGAAGCTGGTAACCCCCATAGAGGACAAGTGCGTCAACTTTATGGAAAAATACGAGCGCCAAAATTTAGTCATAAATAATGACATGCGCGAGTATAGGGCCCTACTGGAGGAGCTACAGACGCGCAACTTTAACGAGAGACAGCTGCGCTGGATTCACAAAATGAGTTCTTTGTCCAAGCACTTTTAG